GCCGTGCAGTCGCTGCACACCGTCCCGGGCGTGGAATTCCACTGGACCCGCGACCAGGCCATGGCCTTTCGCCACCCGCGCAAGGGATTCCTCGAAGTCTCCCTGGGTAGGCCGCTGCTCGATTCGGACGACGACCTCGCGCTCGCGGCCGAATGCCTTGCGGGCTACATTCCGGCCGAGCGCGCGCCAAGCGAAGCCGTGGTCCTGGTGGGGCACGGCACCTACCACGCGGGCCACGAGCGCTATGCCGCCTTCGAGGCCGTGGCCAGACGGCGCGACGAGAACCTGCACCTGGGAACGCTCATGGGCCAGCCCGGCTGCGACGCCATTTTGCAGCGGCTGGCCGCCACGGGCGCGAAGCGCGTCTGGCTCGTGCCCTTCATGAGCGTGCCCGGCCACCACGTGCGCGTGGACATCTGCGGCGACGGCCCGCGTTCCTGGAAGAGCCGCATGCAAAGCGCAGGGCTCACCGTGCTCACGCGGCTGAGCGGCACCATCGAGCACCCCTGTTTCCAGGCGCGCTGGCTCGACCATCTGGAAACGGCCATGGCCGCGCTACCCGGCCTGACCCACGCGCACGACGACGGCGAGGCCGCCCATGCACATCACTGAAGGCGTGCTCTCGGTCCCGGTGCTGCTCGCGGGCTTTGTCATCAGCGCGGCCGGAACCTGGCATGGCATACGGAATCTGCATGGCGAGCGGATCATGACCACGGCGGTCTTCGCGGCCGTCTTCTTCATGGCCTCGCTCGTGCATGTGCCCGTGGGCCCGAGCAGCGCGCACCTCCTGCTGCACGGCGTGGCCGGGCTCGTGCTCGGATGGGCGGCCTTTCCGGCCCTGCTCACGGCCCTTTTGCTGCAAGCCGTGCTCTTTCAGTTCGGCGGCCTGACTACCCTCGGGGTCAACACCGCGCTCGTGGCGGTTCCGGCCGTGCTCTGCCATCTCGCCCTGCGCGGCCTGCCCGGCCGGAGCAAACGGGCCACGGCCCTGGCCGGTTTCGCGGCCGGCTCCCTGTCCGTGCTCCTGACAGCGCTGCTCGCGGCCCTGGCCCTGGCGCTCTCCGGCGAGGGATTCCTTGCGGCGGCCTGGGTGGTGGTCGCGGCGCACGCGCCGCTCATGCTGGTCGAAGGCTTGGTGAGCATGTTCGTCGTCGGATTCCTGGCAAAGGCCCGGCCTGAAATCCTTACATTCGCGGGGCTCTGCCCCGCACCCCGCCGGGGGAGATGATCTCCCCCGGACCCCCTGCGGTTCCCGAAACCGTCTGCGACGGCTTCGGGAAGGCAGGGTTCTGGGGCGGACCATCGCCGCACCGAGTCGGCTTTGCCAGCGGTGGCTTCGAAGCGAATCCAGGGTCCAGGGAGCTACGTTCCCTGGCGGAGGAGGTCAGGAGGAGGCAGCGCCTCCTCCTGGTTCAATCCGGTCGGCCTGCGTTCGAAAGAACAGTTTCGCAGGCCGTTCCAAAAGCGCCTTGTGCTCGCGGCTTTTGAGCTATCCGCCAAAAGACGAGGCGCTACGCCGGGCGTTGTCGGCAAGCCCCCGCGAAGCGGAACCAGAAGTTTTTGAAGGATGGGAGGGAGGGGTGCGGGGAGGGAGGGCAGGAAACTTTTGCAAAAGTTTCCTGCCCTCCCTCCCCGCCAGAAACGCCTATGCAGCCTGTCAACGAGAGAATTTGCGGTACTTGATGCGCTTGGGAACGAGCGCGTCCTCGCCCAGGCGGGCTTTCTTGTCTTCCTCGTACTCCATGAAGTTGCCTTCGAAGAAGGTCACGGTGGAGTCGCCCTGGAAGTCCAGGATGTGCGTGCAGACGCGGTCCAGGAACCAGCGGTCGTGGCTGATGACCATGGTGCAGCCCGCGAAATTCAGGATCGCCTCTTCCAGCGCCCGGATGGTGTTCACGTCCAGGTCGTTGGTGGGTTCGTCGAGCAGCAGCACGTTGGCTCCGGACTTGAGCATCCGCGCCAGATGCACGCGGTTGCGTTCGCCGCCGGAGAGCACGCCGACCTTCTTCTGCTGGTCCGAGCCGGTGATGTTGAACTTGCCCAGGTAGGCGCGCGAATTGACCTCGCGGCCGCCGAGGTTGATCACGTCCAGGCCGTCGCTCACGATCTCCCAGACGGTCTTGTCCATGCCCAGCGAATCGCGGCTTTGGTCCACGTAGCCGAGCTTCACGGACTCGCCCAGGCTGACCGCGCCGCAATCGGGCTGCTCTTGGCCGATGATGATGCGGAACAGCGTGGTCTTGCCCGCGCCGTTGGGGCCGATGATGCCGACCACGGCGGCCGGCGGCACGGTGAAGCTCAGGTTCTCGAAGAGCAGGCGGTCGCCGTAACCCTTGCACAGGTTCTCGACCTCGATGACCTTCTTGCCGAGCTTTGGTCCGGCCGGGATGAAGAGTTCGAGCTCGCGGTCGAGCGTTTGCACGTCCTCGTTCAGAAGCTGCTCGTAGCGGGCCAGGCGGGCCTTGCTCTTGGCGTGGCGGCCCTTGGGGGCCTGGCGCGCCCATTCCAGTTCTCGGGCCAGGGTCTTTTGGCGCTTGGCCTCGCCCTTCTCCTCGATCTTCAGCCGCTCCTGCTTCTGGTCGAGCCAGGAGGAGTAGTTGCCCTTCCAGGGGATGCCCCGGCCGCGGTCGAGCTCCAGAATCCAGCCCGCCACGTTGTCCAGGAAGTAGCGGTCGTGGGTCACGGCGATGATCGTGCCGGGGTACTGGGCCAGGTGGTGTTCGAGCCAGTTCACGGTCTCGGCGTCGAGGTGGTTGGTGGGCTCGTCGAGCAGCAGGATGTCGGGCTGCTTGAGCAGCAGGCGGCACAGGGCCACGCGGCGGCGCTCGCCGCCCGAGACCTTGTCCAGGGTCATGTCCGGCGGCGGGCAGCGCAGCGCGTCCATGGCCTGCTCCAGGCGCGACTCCAGATCCCAGGCGTTGGCGGCGTCCAGTTTTTCCTGCACGGCGGCCTGGCGGTCGATGAGCTTGGTCATGGCGTCGTCGTCCATGGGCTCGGCGAAGCGGGCGTTGATCTCCTCGAATTCCTTGAGGAGATTGACGGTCTCCTGCGCGCCCTCCTGCACCACTTCGAGCACGGTGCGGGTCTCGCCCGCGAGCGGCTCCTGTTCGAGGTAGCCGATGGTGTAGCCCGGCGCGCAGTCGGTGCGGCCCTCGAAGTCGGTGTCCACGCCCGCGAGGATGCGCAAGAGCGAGCTCTTGCCCGAGCCGTTCAGGCCCAGCACGCCGATCTTGGCGCCGTAGAAGTAGGAGAGGGAGATATCCTTCAGGATGGGGCGCTTCTCGTAATACTTGGAGACGCGCGACATGGAATAGATGATCTTGTTCGGTTCCTGGCTCATTGGGGTGCTCCGTGTGAAAGTGGGGGAAGGAAGGCAGGAAGCGGGGGAGAGGGAAGGACTTTTGCAAGCGGTCCTTCCCTCTCCCCCGCGCCCCCTCTCCCTTCCCCGAAAACTTCGGGTTCCGCTTCGCGGGGAGGCCGCCGCAACCCGGCGACCGCACGGCCCTTCTATCGGACCTGGGGTGGAAGTCAACGGCAGGCTATGACGACGAAGGCCGCCGAAGCCGATCAAACAGAAAGACTTTCTGACGAGTCGTGGAGAGAGGGTTTTCGCTCCCCTCCCCTACTCCTCTTCCAGCATCGAGATGTCGCCGGGTTCGGTGCCCAGTTCCTCGGCCTTGAGCAGGCGGCGCAGGATCTTGCCCGACTTGGTCTTGGGCAGGTCCTTGCGGAACTTGACCGACTTCAGCTCCGCCACCGGCCCAAGCTCCCG
The Alkalidesulfovibrio alkalitolerans DSM 16529 genome window above contains:
- a CDS encoding sirohydrochlorin cobaltochelatase; protein product: MSSHHPRGHEHACGHHHDHHHGHEHHGCGCGHHHDHAHGHDHDHHHDHDHGHGHGHCGQPKAARPGILLAAFGAAIAEARGGYDAFEALVRARFPGLPVRWAYTANKVRRKLAARGYEHDSVAVALSRLHDEGVTHLAVQSLHTVPGVEFHWTRDQAMAFRHPRKGFLEVSLGRPLLDSDDDLALAAECLAGYIPAERAPSEAVVLVGHGTYHAGHERYAAFEAVARRRDENLHLGTLMGQPGCDAILQRLAATGAKRVWLVPFMSVPGHHVRVDICGDGPRSWKSRMQSAGLTVLTRLSGTIEHPCFQARWLDHLETAMAALPGLTHAHDDGEAAHAHH
- the ettA gene encoding energy-dependent translational throttle protein EttA, with the translated sequence MSQEPNKIIYSMSRVSKYYEKRPILKDISLSYFYGAKIGVLGLNGSGKSSLLRILAGVDTDFEGRTDCAPGYTIGYLEQEPLAGETRTVLEVVQEGAQETVNLLKEFEEINARFAEPMDDDAMTKLIDRQAAVQEKLDAANAWDLESRLEQAMDALRCPPPDMTLDKVSGGERRRVALCRLLLKQPDILLLDEPTNHLDAETVNWLEHHLAQYPGTIIAVTHDRYFLDNVAGWILELDRGRGIPWKGNYSSWLDQKQERLKIEEKGEAKRQKTLARELEWARQAPKGRHAKSKARLARYEQLLNEDVQTLDRELELFIPAGPKLGKKVIEVENLCKGYGDRLLFENLSFTVPPAAVVGIIGPNGAGKTTLFRIIIGQEQPDCGAVSLGESVKLGYVDQSRDSLGMDKTVWEIVSDGLDVINLGGREVNSRAYLGKFNITGSDQQKKVGVLSGGERNRVHLARMLKSGANVLLLDEPTNDLDVNTIRALEEAILNFAGCTMVISHDRWFLDRVCTHILDFQGDSTVTFFEGNFMEYEEDKKARLGEDALVPKRIKYRKFSR
- the cbiM gene encoding cobalt transporter CbiM, giving the protein MHITEGVLSVPVLLAGFVISAAGTWHGIRNLHGERIMTTAVFAAVFFMASLVHVPVGPSSAHLLLHGVAGLVLGWAAFPALLTALLLQAVLFQFGGLTTLGVNTALVAVPAVLCHLALRGLPGRSKRATALAGFAAGSLSVLLTALLAALALALSGEGFLAAAWVVVAAHAPLMLVEGLVSMFVVGFLAKARPEILTFAGLCPAPRRGR